The Mauremys mutica isolate MM-2020 ecotype Southern chromosome 1, ASM2049712v1, whole genome shotgun sequence genome has a segment encoding these proteins:
- the LOC123367469 gene encoding homeobox protein NANOG-like yields the protein MSAHLAGPPYQPYPSGTGMGYGEFYWNSAGGTEHALSCPGRGAEAAGDAQFPVEESQNSDLSPASSSSGNFSHFTPDSATSPQTESSSPQPASKPQKNGKESEGGMKKAKIRTAFSKEQLQTLHQRFQSQKYLSPQQIRELAAVLGLTYKQVKTWFQNRRMKLKRCQKYNLWSERAQCLTQTGFQPSGYLEVHPKFHQSYPISAAGNIQAVGNPRQNYSAGQTPYAFIANEEGGVFGKGGATCSVQQTVGFIAQHKVDFYHGFPGTMEYTGAKTGDGYSFHHASATVAPFPGTAGHHLYHP from the exons ATGAGTGCTCACTTGGCTGGGCCCCCTTACCAGCCTTACCCAAGTGGGACTGGCATGGGCTACGGGGAGTTTTACTGGAACTCAGCAGGGGGTACAGAACATGCTCTGTCATGCCCAGGAAggggagcagaagcagctggtgATGCTCAGTTTCCGGTGGAGGAAAGCCAGAACTCAG atctctcccctgcttcctccagcTCTGGGAATTTCAGCCACTTCACACCAGATTCGGCCACCAGCCCCCAAACAGAATCCTCGTCCCCCCAGCCTGCGTCCAAGCCTCAGAAGAATGGGAAGGAAAGTGAGGGAGGGATGAAGAAGGCCAAGATCCGGACAGCCTTCTCCAAGGAGCAGCTGCAAACCCTGCACCAGCGGTTCCAGAGCCAGAAATACCTTAGCCCCCAGCAGATCCGGGAGCTGGCTGCAGTTCTGGGGCTCACTTACAAGCAG GTGAAGACCTGGTTCCAGAACAGAAGGATGAAGTTGAAGAGATGCCAGAAGTACAACCTGTGGTCGGAGCGGGCTCAGTGCCTCACACAG actgggttccagcccagcggGTACCTGGAAGTGCACCCCAAATTCCACCAGAGCTATCCGATCAGCGCAGCTGGAAACATCCAAGCTGTGGGCAACCCCCGTCAGAACTACTCAGCAGGGCAGACCCCATACGCATTCATAGCCAATGAGGAGGGGGGGGTCTTCGGCAAAGGTGGGGCCACCTGTAGCGTCCAACAGACAGTGGGATTCATTGCCCAGCACAAAGTAGACTTTTATCATGGCTTTCCTGGGACCATGGAATACACTGGCGCAAAGACAGGAGATGGCTATAGCTTCCACCATGCCTCAGCCACTGTGGCACCTTTTCCGGGCACTGCTGGCCACCATCTGTACCACCCCTAA